The following are from one region of the Paenibacillus sp. JZ16 genome:
- a CDS encoding MOSC domain-containing protein, translating to MTMGIVSLNVGKPVTVDYQGKDLSTGIYKQPVEGPLFLSSLNFEGDGQADLVNHGGVDKAVCAYPFEHYPYWEHSLGKQMAYAAFGENLTLRGMLEDRVCIGDVYRIGDAVVQVSQPRYPCFKLSQKHGVKDMPARVLNTGYSGFYFRVLEEGDVRADSAVTQLESHASGITVQDVLRIMKDGRKDERGLSRMLEIDVLSASLKSQFGKWLETLRENQE from the coding sequence ATGACTATGGGCATTGTATCGCTGAATGTGGGAAAGCCTGTAACGGTTGATTACCAGGGAAAGGACCTGTCCACGGGAATCTATAAGCAGCCTGTGGAGGGTCCCTTGTTCCTAAGTTCATTGAATTTCGAGGGGGATGGTCAGGCCGATCTCGTCAATCACGGCGGCGTGGATAAGGCGGTGTGCGCGTACCCCTTCGAGCATTATCCTTATTGGGAACACTCCTTGGGCAAACAGATGGCGTATGCTGCCTTTGGCGAAAACCTGACGCTGCGGGGGATGCTGGAGGATCGGGTCTGCATCGGGGATGTATACCGGATAGGCGACGCGGTGGTACAGGTCAGCCAGCCCCGATATCCCTGCTTTAAGCTGTCGCAAAAGCATGGCGTGAAAGATATGCCGGCAAGAGTATTGAATACGGGCTACAGCGGGTTTTACTTTCGAGTCCTGGAGGAAGGGGATGTCCGTGCCGATTCCGCGGTCACTCAGCTTGAGTCCCATGCTTCCGGCATAACGGTGCAGGACGTGCTTCGCATAATGAAGGATGGACGGAAGGATGAACGCGGATTGTCCCGCATGCTGGAGATCGATGTGCTGTCAGCCAGCCTGAAGTCGCAGTTCGGCAAGTGGCTGGAGACCCTGCGGGAGAATCAGGAGTGA
- a CDS encoding GNAT family N-acetyltransferase, which produces MKTGQETLTIRFSEMKDAAALMELDELVWDRNTAPAPLEWNSRDHYLLHCPPGTQLVALHEGELCGYIGFRSPTSLHSNRHVLELNIAVHPAYQRQGIGQRLIDAVKDMARAEGISKLRLRVLSSNPGAFAFYRNCGFQEEGRLIQEFYVDGRYVDDILMCCFLS; this is translated from the coding sequence ATGAAGACCGGTCAAGAGACATTGACCATCCGGTTCTCCGAGATGAAGGATGCTGCTGCACTCATGGAACTCGACGAACTGGTATGGGATCGCAATACGGCCCCTGCCCCATTGGAGTGGAACTCAAGAGATCATTATCTTCTGCATTGTCCGCCAGGCACACAGCTCGTGGCCTTGCATGAGGGGGAACTGTGCGGTTACATCGGATTCCGGTCGCCCACAAGCCTTCACAGTAATCGTCATGTGCTGGAGCTGAACATCGCGGTTCACCCTGCCTATCAACGGCAGGGCATCGGGCAGCGGCTGATCGATGCCGTGAAGGATATGGCGCGTGCGGAGGGCATTTCGAAGCTGAGGCTGCGGGTGCTGTCCAGCAATCCTGGCGCATTCGCTTTTTACAGGAACTGCGGGTTTCAGGAAGAGGGCAGGCTGATTCAGGAGTTTTATGTGGATGGACGTTACGTCGATGATATCTTAATGTGCTGCTTCTTATCATGA